The Daucus carota subsp. sativus chromosome 7, DH1 v3.0, whole genome shotgun sequence genome window below encodes:
- the LOC108194633 gene encoding UPF0481 protein At3g47200 — protein sequence MENVNVEPSNNDTRIDIVEDTIQEKPSEDDSINPTELVIQNIESSLNEELAAVPDAYGGFIYKISEKYRKLREESYTPRVVSVGPIHHGKSHLQPMEGYKLRCLKYFLEYFEITMRDLSKYATSMESSVRACYEHFSFKAEEFSKMILLDGIFLIQLFVYKAGESESPWKERDIMHDMLLLENQLPLFFVAGLLRISDPDHHKKESYEDPSAHVQDTFEDSSDQFQETSTDNYKETFEQLDGYFQETFLICAFEYFKDVGITRRLTFSPDCKGAWHLVHFLAIIHVPSSGIPRESSSKGRLEYNRSASELRKAGVRFKYEMGGFFEVSFDKKAGLLKMPQLTVNDTTEAFFRNLIAFEQCENDVKFITSYIIFMDSLINTVEDVELLVKHEIINNLLGEDQLVADLFNNLHKEVIEDQRKFCFADICENLDEYSKDCFHQWKSSWFKWKLILKNDYFSNPWSVVSFIAALIVIILTIVQTVCSILGL from the coding sequence ATGGAGAACGTAAATGTGGAACCTAGTAACAACGACACTCGCATAGACATAGTAGAAGACACCATTCAAGAAAAACCGAGTGAAGATGATTCCATTAATCCAACAGAATTGGTCATACAAAATATCGAATCATCTTTGAACGAGGAACTAGCTGCAGTCCCTGATGCATATGGAGgttttatttacaaaatctcTGAAAAATATAGAAAACTCAGAGAGGAATCGTATACACCTCGTGTAGTTTCTGTAGGGCCAATTCACCATGGAAAGAGTCACCTGCAACCCATGGAAGGCTACAAATTAAGATGCCTGAAATACTTTCtagaatattttgaaattaccaTGAGGGATTTGAGTAAGTATGCCACTTCCATGGAAAGTTCAGTCCGTGCCTGCTACGAACACTTCAGCTTTAAGGCGGAAGAGTTTTCCAAGATGATACTGCTAGATGGCATTTTTCTTATTCAGCTCTTTGTATATAAGGCTGGGGAAAGCGAAAGTCCATGGAAGGAAAGAGATATAATGCATGATATGCTATTACTTGAGAATCAACTTCCTCTGTTTTTTGTTGCCGGACTATTACGCATTTCGGATCCTGATCATCATAAAAAGGAGTCTTACGAAGATCCATCGGCTCATGTTCAAGATACTTTTGAAGATTCTTCCGACCAGTTTCAGGAAACTTCGACTGACAATTATAAGGAGACTTTTGAACAATTAGACGGCTATTTTCAGGAGACTTTTCTTATATGTGCGTTCGAGTATTTCAAGGATGTGGGGATCACAAGAAGATTGACTTTTTCACCAGATTGTAAAGGAGCATGGCATCTGGTTCATTTCCTGGCAATCATTCATGTACCTTCGAGTGGAATACCACGGGAGTCCTCATCCAAAGGTAGATTGGAATACAACAGAAGTGCTAGTGAGTTGCGGAAAGCTGGGGTCCGTTTCAAATATGAGATGGGAGGATTTTTTGAAGTATCATTTGATAAAAAGGCCGGGCTGCTAAAAATGCCCCAGTTGACAGTAAATGATACAACTGAAGCATTTTTCCGCAATCTGATAGCATTTGAACAATGTGAGAACGACGTCAAGTTCATAACCAGCTACATAATCTTCATGGACAGCCTTATAAATACAGTGGAAGATGTGGAATTGCTGGTTAAACATGAAATCATTAACAATTTGCTTGGTGAAGATCAGCTAGTAGCTGACCTTTTCAACAATCTGCACAAGGAGGTAATAGAGGATCAGAGGAAATTCTGTTTTGCAGATATCTGTGAGAATCTGGATGAGTACAGCAAAGATTGTTTTCACCAGTGGAAGTCCAGCTGGTTCAAGtggaaattaatactgaaaaaCGACTACTTCAGCAATCCATGGTCCGTCGTCTCTTTCATAGCCGCGCTTATCGTAATCATCCTCACTATTGTACAAACTGTGTGTTCTATATTAGGATTATAG
- the LOC135147670 gene encoding uncharacterized protein LOC135147670, whose protein sequence is MIREPADLSHKKLRVDEPETTAAASISSQKDLDTEMGLLGSLQVHLPSQASEGQFVPSLPMVPSQGTLVVYTGNGDGVINMSEERQTLSETHARENRDHSTSVREVSAHTKTDLLQEQMAALRAECERLLAENAKLKSGELVTLQKQVADTSYTSLQRKMDEHVKGIYSRIDKNHELCMSKLHSVEQTLAQVVDFLKIPLSTAQSTPEDPSTKGEKDNDKDQEDKGGASKGKESSKDSSEAAKHNKSKGKMPASDDIFSNQDYDNTPEDVADDDAFDAAYFQAEEEGHFEESFLFTEDVSVDPEHLERVRKFKAEHEASKAKLRELQRLVDEKKVTDELIKVEK, encoded by the exons atGATTCGTGAACCCGCAgatctgtctcataagaagctaAGGGTGGatgaacctgagacaactgcagccgcatccatttcctcccaaaaggatttggatactgaaatg GGACTACTTGGCAGcttgcaagtacatctgccttcacaggcatcagaaggacaatttgttccttcactacctatggttccatctcagggaactttggtagtttatacaggtaatggtgacggtgtgataaacatgagtgaagaaaggcaaacactgagcgaaacacatgcacgtgagaatAGAGATCATTCTacgagtgttcgtgaggtgagtgcacacaccaagacagatctgttacaggaacaaatggctgcccTGAGAGCTGAATGTGAAAGACTTCTTGCTGAAAATGCTAAGTTGAAGAGTGGAGAGCTAGTCACTCTACAGAAGCAAGTTGCTGATACTTCCTACACTTCTCTACAAAGGAAAATGGACgaacatgtcaagggtatttacTCTCGGATTGACAAGAATCATGAGCTCTGTATGTCAAAACTTCATAGCGTGGAGCAAACATTGGCCCAGGTTGTTGATTTTTTGAAGATTCCTCTGTCTACAGCTCAGtcaactccagaggatccctcaactaagggggagaaggataatgACAAAGATCAGGAGGATAAGGGTGGAGCAAGCAAAGGGAAAGAAAgttcaaaggactcttctgaAGCAGCTAAACAtaacaagtctaaaggcaaaatgcctgcatCTGATGACATCTTCTCTAATCAAGATTATGATAACACTCCTGAAGATGttgctgatgatgatgcatttgatgctgCCTACTTtcaagctgaagaagaaggtcatTTTGAGGAAAGCTTCTTATTCACCGAAGATGTGTCTGTTGACCCTGAGCACTTGGAAagggtcagaaaatttaaagctgaacatgaagctagcaaggcAAAGCTTCGTGAATTGCAAAGACTGGTGGATGAAAAGAAGGTTACTGATGAGTTGATAAAGGTGGAGAAATAG
- the LOC108195376 gene encoding UPF0481 protein At3g47200: MTNLNKESNHQIHIDVDTNNKEFDEKSEGQSLKSSLEKELKAIKKHYGFIYKVSEKYRNIKEESYTPCVVSIGPLHHGKSHLQAMEGCKLRCLKQLLDEYKSETDLKKLSDFANDQETMVRACYQDFKAKEFSKMILLDGIFIITLFLQDNPRLRKVAKHVSTTLSDNSWMASDVKHDMLLVENQLPFFFIESLLEQLDYRPPFPLENIFNYFKDVGITGRLEDKIPENENPPLHLVDFLLILHTPASSVPEPGQSRDEQSPSPTDMNPGRSRDDQTLFGRRYSRLLNLYRRRTSIPADVEPMQSHKFQFTKSTSELRQAGVCFDTLSSKELLKVSFNKITGQLKLPQLTVTDTTETLFRNLIAFEQSQHQKYIASYIIFIDGLINTDMDVKLLVKHGIIDNKLGENQLVADMFNNLHKEVIKDRRHFYFADVCNDLNEYSKDFFHQFRSSCFKWKLILRNKYFNNPWSAISFIAATILVVLAIIQTACAVAELKDQMNNSPPRSSV; encoded by the coding sequence ATGACCAATTTGAATAAGGAAAGCAACCACCAAATTCACATAGATGTAGACACAAACAACAAAGAATTCGACGAGAAATCAGAAGGCCAGAGTTTAAAATCTTCTTTGGAGAAGGAACTAAAAGCAATCAAAAAACATTACGGTTTTATCTACAAAGTTTCTGAGAAATACAGGAATATAAAAGAAGAATCTTACACGCCTTGTGTAGTCTCAATCGGGCCACTTCACCACGGAAAGAGCCATTTGCAAGCCATGGAAGGTTGCAAATTAAGATGCCTGAAACAATTGTTAGATGAGTATAAGTCTGAAACCGACTTGAAGAAGTTAAGTGACTTTGCAAATGACCAGGAAACTATGGTCCGTGCCTGCTACCAAGATTTCAAGGCCAAAGAATTTTCTAAGATGATTCTACTGGATGGCATTTTTATTATTACGCTCTTTTTACAGGATAATCCGCGTCTGAGAAAAGTAGCTAAGCACGTGTCGACAACATTGTCTGACAACTCATGGATGGCAAGTGATGTAAAGCATGATATGCTCTTAGTTGAGAATcagcttcctttcttttttATTGAAAGCTTGTTAGAGCAATTGGATTATCGTCCTCCCTTTCCTCTCGAAAACATTTTTAACTATTTCAAGGATGTGGGGATTACGGGCAGGCTGGAGGATAAAATACCTGAAAATGAAAATCCACCATTACATCTAGTTGATTTCTTGCTTATTCTTCACACACCAGCTTCCTCTGTCCCGGAGCCAGGGCAATCACGCGATGAGCAATCTCCATCTCCGACTGACATGAATCCAGGGCGATCACGCGATGACCAAACTCTGTTTGGGCGTCGATATTCAAGACTATTAAATCTCTATCGGAGGAGAACCTCAATTCCAGCAGATGTGGAACCAATGCAGTCACACAAATTTCAATTCACAAAAAGTACTAGTGAGCTACGACAAGCTGGGGTGTGCTTCGATACACTATCgtccaaagaattattgaaggTATCATTTAACAAAATCACCGGACAGCTAAAACTCCCCCAATTGACAGTAACTGACACAACTGAAACATTGTTCCGAAATCTAATAGCATTTGAACAAAGTCAGCACCAGAAATACATAGCCAGCTATATCATCTTCATCGACGGCCTTATCAACACCGACATGGATGTGAAACTGCTAGTTAAGCACGGTATCATTGATAACAAACTCGGTGAAAATCAGCTGGTAGCAGACATGTTCAACAATCTACACAAGGAAGTGATAAAGGACAGGAGACACTTCTATTTCGCTGATGTTTGTAATGATCTGAACGAGTACAGCAAAGACTTTTTTCATCAGTTTCGGTCGAGTTGTTTCAAGTGGAAGTTGATCTTGAGGAACAAGTACTTCAACAATCCATGGTCCGCCATCTCTTTTATAGCTGCAACTATATTAGTGGTCCTTGCTATTATACAAACCGCGTGCGCCGTAGCAGAACTCAAGGATCAGATGAACAATTCTCCTCCTAGGAGTTCTGTTTAA